From a region of the Castor canadensis chromosome 7, mCasCan1.hap1v2, whole genome shotgun sequence genome:
- the Srsf11 gene encoding serine/arginine-rich splicing factor 11 isoform X2: MSNATVVPSTAGPGPSGGPGGGGGGGGSSGTEVIQVTNVSPSASSEQMRTLFGFLGKIDELRLFPPDDSPLPVSSRVCFVKFHDPDSAVVAQHLTNTVFVDRALIVVPYAEGVIPDETKALSLLAPANAVAGLLPGGGLLPTPNPLTQIGAVPLAALGAPTLDPALAALGLPGANLNSQSLAADQLLKLMSTVDPKLNHVAAGLVSPSLKSDTSSKEIEEAMKRVREAQSLISAAIEPDKKEEKRRHSRSRSRSRRRRTPSSSRHRRSRSRSRRRSHSKSRSRRRSKSPRRRRSHSRERGRRSRSTSKTRDKKKEDKEKKRSKTPPKSYSTARRSRSASSLHICDFRERRRRRSRSGTRSPKKPRSPKRKLSRSPSPRRHKKEKKKDKDKERSRDERERSTSKKKKSKDKEKERERKSESDKDVKVTRDYDEEEQGYDSEKEKKEEKKPTEAGSPKTKECSAEKGTGDSLRESKVNGDDHHEEDMDMSD, translated from the exons ATGAGCAACGCTACCGTCGTCCCCAGTACTGCGGGCCCGGGTCCCAGCGGAGGGCCGGGTGGCGGAGGTGGTGGCGGCGGAAGCAGCGGCACCGAGGTAATCCAGGTGACTAATGTCTCCCCGAGCGCTAGCTCTGAGCAGATGCGGACCCTCTTCGGTTTCCTAGGCAAGATCGACGAACTGCGCCTCTTCCCGCCGGA tgaTTCACCTTTGCCAGTCTCCTCTCGTGTCTGCTTTGTTAAGTTCCATGATCCGGACTCAGCAGTTGTGGCACAGCATCTGACAAATACTGTATTCGTTGACAGAGCTTTGATAGTCGTACCATATGCAGAAG GAGTTATTCCTGATGAGACTAAGGCTTTATCTCTGTTGGCACCAGCTAATGCAGTGGCAGGTCTTCTGCCTGGTGGTGGACTTCTGCCTACACCTAACCCACTTACACAG ATTGGCGCTGTTCCATTAGCTGCTTTGGGAGCTCCTACTCTTGATCCTGCCCTTGCTGCACTTGGGCTTCCTGGCGCAAACTTGAACTCTCAG TCTCTTGCTGCAGATCAGTTGCTGAAGCTTATGAGTACTGTTGATCCCAA GTTGAATCATGTAGCTGCTGGTCTTGTTTCACCAAGTCTGAAATCAGATACCTCTAGTAAAGAAATAGAGGAAGCCATGAAAAGAGTACGAGAAGCACAGTCCCTGATATCCGCTGCTATAGAGCCAG ataagaaagaagaaaaaagaaggcatTCAAGATCAAGATCACGTTCTAGGAGGAGGAGGACTCCCTCATCTTCTAGACACAG ACGATCAAGAAGCAGGTCGAGGAGGCGATCACATTCTAAGTCAAGGAGTAGACGACGATCCAAAAGTCCAAGACGGAGAAGATCTCATTCTAGAGAGAGAGGTAGAAGGTCAAGGAGCACATCAAAAACCAG agacaaaaagaaagaagacaaagaaaagaaacgttctaaaacaccaccaaaaagttACAGCACAGCCAGACGTTCTAGAAGTGCAAGCAG TTTGCACATTTGTGATTTTAGAGAGAGACGACGACGAAGAAGTAGAAGTGGAACAAGATCTCCTAAAAAGCCTAGGTCTCCTAAAAGAAAATTGTCTCGTTCACCATCCCCTAGGAG acataaaaaggagaaaaagaaagataaagacaaagaaagaagcagagaTGAAAGAGAACGATCaacaagcaaaaagaagaaaagtaaagataaagaaaaggaacGGGAAAGAAAATCAGAGAGTGACAAAGATGTAAAA GTTACACGGGATTACGACGAAGAGGAACAGGGGTATgacagtgagaaagagaaaaaagaagagaagaaaccaACAGAAGCAGGTTCCCCTAAAACCAAGGAATGTTCTGCGGAGAAGGGAACTGGTGATTCACTAAGAGAATCCAAAGTGAATGGGGATGATCATCATGAAGAAGACATGGATATGAGTGACTGA
- the Srsf11 gene encoding serine/arginine-rich splicing factor 11 isoform X4, translating into MSNATVVPSTAGPGPSGGPGGGGGGGGSSGTEVIQVTNVSPSASSEQMRTLFGFLGKIDELRLFPPDDSPLPVSSRVCFVKFHDPDSAVVAQHLTNTVFVDRALIVVPYAEGVIPDETKALSLLAPANAVAGLLPGGGLLPTPNPLTQIGAVPLAALGAPTLDPALAALGLPGANLNSQSLAADQLLKLMSTVDPKLNHVAAGLVSPSLKSDTSSKEIEEAMKRVREAQSLISAAIEPDKKEEKRRHSRSRSRSRRRRTPSSSRHRRSRSRSRRRSHSKSRSRRRSKSPRRRRSHSRERGRRSRSTSKTRDKKKEDKEKKRSKTPPKSYSTARRSRSASRERRRRRSRSGTRSPKKPRSPKRKLSRSPSPRRHKKEKKKDKDKERSRDERERSTSKKKKSKDKEKERERKSESDKDVKVTRDYDEEEQGYDSEKEKKEEKKPTEAGSPKTKECSAEKGTGDSLRESKVNGDDHHEEDMDMSD; encoded by the exons ATGAGCAACGCTACCGTCGTCCCCAGTACTGCGGGCCCGGGTCCCAGCGGAGGGCCGGGTGGCGGAGGTGGTGGCGGCGGAAGCAGCGGCACCGAGGTAATCCAGGTGACTAATGTCTCCCCGAGCGCTAGCTCTGAGCAGATGCGGACCCTCTTCGGTTTCCTAGGCAAGATCGACGAACTGCGCCTCTTCCCGCCGGA tgaTTCACCTTTGCCAGTCTCCTCTCGTGTCTGCTTTGTTAAGTTCCATGATCCGGACTCAGCAGTTGTGGCACAGCATCTGACAAATACTGTATTCGTTGACAGAGCTTTGATAGTCGTACCATATGCAGAAG GAGTTATTCCTGATGAGACTAAGGCTTTATCTCTGTTGGCACCAGCTAATGCAGTGGCAGGTCTTCTGCCTGGTGGTGGACTTCTGCCTACACCTAACCCACTTACACAG ATTGGCGCTGTTCCATTAGCTGCTTTGGGAGCTCCTACTCTTGATCCTGCCCTTGCTGCACTTGGGCTTCCTGGCGCAAACTTGAACTCTCAG TCTCTTGCTGCAGATCAGTTGCTGAAGCTTATGAGTACTGTTGATCCCAA GTTGAATCATGTAGCTGCTGGTCTTGTTTCACCAAGTCTGAAATCAGATACCTCTAGTAAAGAAATAGAGGAAGCCATGAAAAGAGTACGAGAAGCACAGTCCCTGATATCCGCTGCTATAGAGCCAG ataagaaagaagaaaaaagaaggcatTCAAGATCAAGATCACGTTCTAGGAGGAGGAGGACTCCCTCATCTTCTAGACACAG ACGATCAAGAAGCAGGTCGAGGAGGCGATCACATTCTAAGTCAAGGAGTAGACGACGATCCAAAAGTCCAAGACGGAGAAGATCTCATTCTAGAGAGAGAGGTAGAAGGTCAAGGAGCACATCAAAAACCAG agacaaaaagaaagaagacaaagaaaagaaacgttctaaaacaccaccaaaaagttACAGCACAGCCAGACGTTCTAGAAGTGCAAGCAG AGAGAGACGACGACGAAGAAGTAGAAGTGGAACAAGATCTCCTAAAAAGCCTAGGTCTCCTAAAAGAAAATTGTCTCGTTCACCATCCCCTAGGAG acataaaaaggagaaaaagaaagataaagacaaagaaagaagcagagaTGAAAGAGAACGATCaacaagcaaaaagaagaaaagtaaagataaagaaaaggaacGGGAAAGAAAATCAGAGAGTGACAAAGATGTAAAA GTTACACGGGATTACGACGAAGAGGAACAGGGGTATgacagtgagaaagagaaaaaagaagagaagaaaccaACAGAAGCAGGTTCCCCTAAAACCAAGGAATGTTCTGCGGAGAAGGGAACTGGTGATTCACTAAGAGAATCCAAAGTGAATGGGGATGATCATCATGAAGAAGACATGGATATGAGTGACTGA
- the Srsf11 gene encoding serine/arginine-rich splicing factor 11 isoform X5: MSTVDPKLNHVAAGLVSPSLKSDTSSKEIEEAMKRVREAQSLISAAIEPDKKEEKRRHSRSRSRSRRRRTPSSSRHRRSRSRSRRRSHSKSRSRRRSKSPRRRRSHSRERGRRSRSTSKTRDKKKEDKEKKRSKTPPKSYSTARRSRSASSLHICDFRERRRRRSRSGTRSPKKPRSPKRKLSRSPSPRRHKKEKKKDKDKERSRDERERSTSKKKKSKDKEKERERKSESDKDVKQVTRDYDEEEQGYDSEKEKKEEKKPTEAGSPKTKECSAEKGTGDSLRESKVNGDDHHEEDMDMSD, from the exons ATGAGTACTGTTGATCCCAA GTTGAATCATGTAGCTGCTGGTCTTGTTTCACCAAGTCTGAAATCAGATACCTCTAGTAAAGAAATAGAGGAAGCCATGAAAAGAGTACGAGAAGCACAGTCCCTGATATCCGCTGCTATAGAGCCAG ataagaaagaagaaaaaagaaggcatTCAAGATCAAGATCACGTTCTAGGAGGAGGAGGACTCCCTCATCTTCTAGACACAG ACGATCAAGAAGCAGGTCGAGGAGGCGATCACATTCTAAGTCAAGGAGTAGACGACGATCCAAAAGTCCAAGACGGAGAAGATCTCATTCTAGAGAGAGAGGTAGAAGGTCAAGGAGCACATCAAAAACCAG agacaaaaagaaagaagacaaagaaaagaaacgttctaaaacaccaccaaaaagttACAGCACAGCCAGACGTTCTAGAAGTGCAAGCAG TTTGCACATTTGTGATTTTAGAGAGAGACGACGACGAAGAAGTAGAAGTGGAACAAGATCTCCTAAAAAGCCTAGGTCTCCTAAAAGAAAATTGTCTCGTTCACCATCCCCTAGGAG acataaaaaggagaaaaagaaagataaagacaaagaaagaagcagagaTGAAAGAGAACGATCaacaagcaaaaagaagaaaagtaaagataaagaaaaggaacGGGAAAGAAAATCAGAGAGTGACAAAGATGTAAAA CAGGTTACACGGGATTACGACGAAGAGGAACAGGGGTATgacagtgagaaagagaaaaaagaagagaagaaaccaACAGAAGCAGGTTCCCCTAAAACCAAGGAATGTTCTGCGGAGAAGGGAACTGGTGATTCACTAAGAGAATCCAAAGTGAATGGGGATGATCATCATGAAGAAGACATGGATATGAGTGACTGA
- the Srsf11 gene encoding serine/arginine-rich splicing factor 11 isoform X1 has translation MSNATVVPSTAGPGPSGGPGGGGGGGGSSGTEVIQVTNVSPSASSEQMRTLFGFLGKIDELRLFPPDDSPLPVSSRVCFVKFHDPDSAVVAQHLTNTVFVDRALIVVPYAEGVIPDETKALSLLAPANAVAGLLPGGGLLPTPNPLTQIGAVPLAALGAPTLDPALAALGLPGANLNSQSLAADQLLKLMSTVDPKLNHVAAGLVSPSLKSDTSSKEIEEAMKRVREAQSLISAAIEPDKKEEKRRHSRSRSRSRRRRTPSSSRHRRSRSRSRRRSHSKSRSRRRSKSPRRRRSHSRERGRRSRSTSKTRDKKKEDKEKKRSKTPPKSYSTARRSRSASSLHICDFRERRRRRSRSGTRSPKKPRSPKRKLSRSPSPRRHKKEKKKDKDKERSRDERERSTSKKKKSKDKEKERERKSESDKDVKQVTRDYDEEEQGYDSEKEKKEEKKPTEAGSPKTKECSAEKGTGDSLRESKVNGDDHHEEDMDMSD, from the exons ATGAGCAACGCTACCGTCGTCCCCAGTACTGCGGGCCCGGGTCCCAGCGGAGGGCCGGGTGGCGGAGGTGGTGGCGGCGGAAGCAGCGGCACCGAGGTAATCCAGGTGACTAATGTCTCCCCGAGCGCTAGCTCTGAGCAGATGCGGACCCTCTTCGGTTTCCTAGGCAAGATCGACGAACTGCGCCTCTTCCCGCCGGA tgaTTCACCTTTGCCAGTCTCCTCTCGTGTCTGCTTTGTTAAGTTCCATGATCCGGACTCAGCAGTTGTGGCACAGCATCTGACAAATACTGTATTCGTTGACAGAGCTTTGATAGTCGTACCATATGCAGAAG GAGTTATTCCTGATGAGACTAAGGCTTTATCTCTGTTGGCACCAGCTAATGCAGTGGCAGGTCTTCTGCCTGGTGGTGGACTTCTGCCTACACCTAACCCACTTACACAG ATTGGCGCTGTTCCATTAGCTGCTTTGGGAGCTCCTACTCTTGATCCTGCCCTTGCTGCACTTGGGCTTCCTGGCGCAAACTTGAACTCTCAG TCTCTTGCTGCAGATCAGTTGCTGAAGCTTATGAGTACTGTTGATCCCAA GTTGAATCATGTAGCTGCTGGTCTTGTTTCACCAAGTCTGAAATCAGATACCTCTAGTAAAGAAATAGAGGAAGCCATGAAAAGAGTACGAGAAGCACAGTCCCTGATATCCGCTGCTATAGAGCCAG ataagaaagaagaaaaaagaaggcatTCAAGATCAAGATCACGTTCTAGGAGGAGGAGGACTCCCTCATCTTCTAGACACAG ACGATCAAGAAGCAGGTCGAGGAGGCGATCACATTCTAAGTCAAGGAGTAGACGACGATCCAAAAGTCCAAGACGGAGAAGATCTCATTCTAGAGAGAGAGGTAGAAGGTCAAGGAGCACATCAAAAACCAG agacaaaaagaaagaagacaaagaaaagaaacgttctaaaacaccaccaaaaagttACAGCACAGCCAGACGTTCTAGAAGTGCAAGCAG TTTGCACATTTGTGATTTTAGAGAGAGACGACGACGAAGAAGTAGAAGTGGAACAAGATCTCCTAAAAAGCCTAGGTCTCCTAAAAGAAAATTGTCTCGTTCACCATCCCCTAGGAG acataaaaaggagaaaaagaaagataaagacaaagaaagaagcagagaTGAAAGAGAACGATCaacaagcaaaaagaagaaaagtaaagataaagaaaaggaacGGGAAAGAAAATCAGAGAGTGACAAAGATGTAAAA CAGGTTACACGGGATTACGACGAAGAGGAACAGGGGTATgacagtgagaaagagaaaaaagaagagaagaaaccaACAGAAGCAGGTTCCCCTAAAACCAAGGAATGTTCTGCGGAGAAGGGAACTGGTGATTCACTAAGAGAATCCAAAGTGAATGGGGATGATCATCATGAAGAAGACATGGATATGAGTGACTGA
- the Srsf11 gene encoding serine/arginine-rich splicing factor 11 isoform X3: protein MSNATVVPSTAGPGPSGGPGGGGGGGGSSGTEVIQVTNVSPSASSEQMRTLFGFLGKIDELRLFPPDDSPLPVSSRVCFVKFHDPDSAVVAQHLTNTVFVDRALIVVPYAEGVIPDETKALSLLAPANAVAGLLPGGGLLPTPNPLTQIGAVPLAALGAPTLDPALAALGLPGANLNSQSLAADQLLKLMSTVDPKLNHVAAGLVSPSLKSDTSSKEIEEAMKRVREAQSLISAAIEPDKKEEKRRHSRSRSRSRRRRTPSSSRHRRSRSRSRRRSHSKSRSRRRSKSPRRRRSHSRERGRRSRSTSKTRDKKKEDKEKKRSKTPPKSYSTARRSRSASRERRRRRSRSGTRSPKKPRSPKRKLSRSPSPRRHKKEKKKDKDKERSRDERERSTSKKKKSKDKEKERERKSESDKDVKQVTRDYDEEEQGYDSEKEKKEEKKPTEAGSPKTKECSAEKGTGDSLRESKVNGDDHHEEDMDMSD, encoded by the exons ATGAGCAACGCTACCGTCGTCCCCAGTACTGCGGGCCCGGGTCCCAGCGGAGGGCCGGGTGGCGGAGGTGGTGGCGGCGGAAGCAGCGGCACCGAGGTAATCCAGGTGACTAATGTCTCCCCGAGCGCTAGCTCTGAGCAGATGCGGACCCTCTTCGGTTTCCTAGGCAAGATCGACGAACTGCGCCTCTTCCCGCCGGA tgaTTCACCTTTGCCAGTCTCCTCTCGTGTCTGCTTTGTTAAGTTCCATGATCCGGACTCAGCAGTTGTGGCACAGCATCTGACAAATACTGTATTCGTTGACAGAGCTTTGATAGTCGTACCATATGCAGAAG GAGTTATTCCTGATGAGACTAAGGCTTTATCTCTGTTGGCACCAGCTAATGCAGTGGCAGGTCTTCTGCCTGGTGGTGGACTTCTGCCTACACCTAACCCACTTACACAG ATTGGCGCTGTTCCATTAGCTGCTTTGGGAGCTCCTACTCTTGATCCTGCCCTTGCTGCACTTGGGCTTCCTGGCGCAAACTTGAACTCTCAG TCTCTTGCTGCAGATCAGTTGCTGAAGCTTATGAGTACTGTTGATCCCAA GTTGAATCATGTAGCTGCTGGTCTTGTTTCACCAAGTCTGAAATCAGATACCTCTAGTAAAGAAATAGAGGAAGCCATGAAAAGAGTACGAGAAGCACAGTCCCTGATATCCGCTGCTATAGAGCCAG ataagaaagaagaaaaaagaaggcatTCAAGATCAAGATCACGTTCTAGGAGGAGGAGGACTCCCTCATCTTCTAGACACAG ACGATCAAGAAGCAGGTCGAGGAGGCGATCACATTCTAAGTCAAGGAGTAGACGACGATCCAAAAGTCCAAGACGGAGAAGATCTCATTCTAGAGAGAGAGGTAGAAGGTCAAGGAGCACATCAAAAACCAG agacaaaaagaaagaagacaaagaaaagaaacgttctaaaacaccaccaaaaagttACAGCACAGCCAGACGTTCTAGAAGTGCAAGCAG AGAGAGACGACGACGAAGAAGTAGAAGTGGAACAAGATCTCCTAAAAAGCCTAGGTCTCCTAAAAGAAAATTGTCTCGTTCACCATCCCCTAGGAG acataaaaaggagaaaaagaaagataaagacaaagaaagaagcagagaTGAAAGAGAACGATCaacaagcaaaaagaagaaaagtaaagataaagaaaaggaacGGGAAAGAAAATCAGAGAGTGACAAAGATGTAAAA CAGGTTACACGGGATTACGACGAAGAGGAACAGGGGTATgacagtgagaaagagaaaaaagaagagaagaaaccaACAGAAGCAGGTTCCCCTAAAACCAAGGAATGTTCTGCGGAGAAGGGAACTGGTGATTCACTAAGAGAATCCAAAGTGAATGGGGATGATCATCATGAAGAAGACATGGATATGAGTGACTGA